ACTAAAAGGAAGTGCGCTGCTACTCattggggtgtgggtgtgtgcaggGGAGCTGCCCTTCAGAAAATTCTGCCCTGGGGAGGGGCTAGCACACTggttccagatgtttctgggcaAACTGGCATCTCATGGCCACTAGCCACTCCACTGTTGgcggcagtatgcctctgaatgccaggcgGTGAGACTCCCAAGTGGGGACGGCTGCTGTTCCGCTTACTTCCTGCTTGGGGGCTCCCCTTGGGGGCAACTGGTTGGTCTCTGCAAGAAGGCTGGGCgcgatgggccccctttggcctgacccagcggCTGCCGGGCCCTTCTGGTGTCCTTAGGAGCGAAAGGGCTCATGCGGCTGGCCCCACCGGTGCCCTGATCTCTCCCGGCCTGTCAGTCTGGCATCTCCCATTGGCAGTTTGTGCATCTGGGCAGTTTGCAGGATAGGGCCTTGGAGAGCTTGAAGCTGTCAAGCAGACCTTTAAATAGCTCCCCTCCTGACTGCCTTTGGGGCAACTAGGAACGGAGGCTTTTGCAAACTCTTGTGTGCAtcggtgtttgtttgtttttgtctggCCATCAAAATGCCAAAAATGTCACTGACACAGATGCAGGAAAATAGTTTGTTTTATGGATgagctctcccccctcccctcccccccaccttcAGATGTATTTGGTGAAGTCATTTAGGCCAGTGTTTAGGATAGAATGACGGAGCCTTGGAGACATCAGTGATGCCACGTCAGACAAACGCTGAAGGGAAGAAcatcttgcccttcctggctgctCTCTGGCACCGACGTTTGGTAGAAACATCAAACAGGTGGTGAGGTTTGGTTTTTGAGAAAGGGAGGGTGCTGGAATCTTCAGGGGGGTTTTATGTTCTGTGAACAAATTAGGTTTTGATAATCCTGCTGCTATTTAATCTTGGAATTTCAAACATGCAAGTTTATTTTCCCAAGTCTAAACATACTGTAGATCTCCCACACAATTCTTCCCTGCAGCGTGTCAtgtttctccctccctttctctccccccccccaccaaaccaaaaaataaaataaatttcattgGACAGTGCTGGGTTGTTCGGCACTAATCTGCGTTGGACtctgaaaaaaatgaatgaagcatCTTCCACTTTTCATACACGTCTTCATAGCCATGAGGGCTCAGACCCTGATACTAGATAGATAATAATCTACAAACGTTTTATATATTCAATTTATAGCTCCATCCTTCATCGATTACTCAATCCCAGAGTGGTTTGGAGCATAAAACAGTACTTTCCAGTTCACCAAAACAAATAAACCTTCAAAGTTACAAACATCATATCAAATGTTAATTAAACCAATCTTAATAATATTGGTCCCTAATAATAATCCTAATGAAAACTGAGATTTTTTTAAtggcagtatttttatttttgaagtgAAAGAGAGGCATAGCACTGTAGCGGAGGTGAGGGACCTTTCAACCCacggggccagagcttggaaaaaaacACCCGCCttggtgggccaactttgacagggggCTGGAAGTGCCCTCCTGTCAGTCATGCAGACACCTGCTGATTGACAAGCGGGTCATCCCATGATGGCCCTTCTGGGGCTGGATTTTAACTAGGCTGCTTCTCTCTCTTTGCAGTGTGCAGAGGAGGACTGCAGGTTCCATGTGCTAGTGACTGCCTGCCATGCTGGCCTGCTTGCCGGGACCAGGCGACCTCCCCTTCCAGCTGCTTTCTTACCCGCAGATGAACGCTGGGCTTCAGAAATGTGAGTTGCTTGGTGGGTCCTGACGATGCAGCTGGCAGTCTGTTGCACTCAGCGGTAGGAAGTAGGCAGGGCAGACGTGGGTGGAAAGTGCGGGAGACGGTTGCCGCCCCAGCGGCTCCCAGGCACACTTGAAGGAGCTGGCCCTGATCAAGAAAGAACGAACCTCCTTATACGGACTCAGACCGTTCCTTCATCTGCCTTGGGACTACTATGTACACCGGCCTTCCCCAAACTCTAAATGGGCTGgtgggagtccagcagcatctggagggcaccaggttggggaaggatacTCTCAAccaaccagcagcagctctccagggtttcagattgaGTTGTCTTTCCCAGCCcgatctggagatgccattggggagtcAAGCTGGGAACTTTCTCTGTGGTCCCTCCCGCCGCTCCCCATGATGGACAGAGACCGTCCCCCTGGCCTCAGATTGCCAGGGCAGCCGGAGAGGGTGCCTTGGTAGCTGCCCCTCCGAAACTCCCCTCCCCGGCCGGGCAACCTCCAGGTCCCAGCATCATTTTGAGCAGACATGGGTGCTTTTGATCCTCtagttgttgctggactgcatctcccatcatccctggccattggctgtgctacgtagggatgatgggagttggggtccaacagcatttgaagggccacaacCCCGTGCCCCTGTGCTGAAGCCTCCCCTTtcctcttttttgttttaaattgggtCAGGCGAACCTGAAAAAGTAGCAGTGCCTGTTTCCACAGCTGTGCTGCAGCAGTTGCACTTGGCTTTACTGACCCTGTGGAACGTGTTTCATCTTGGTTTGTAGCCCACCCGAAGCTACGCGGGTTCCAAGTGGGTTGGCAACCTCTGTATCTGTAATTTCCAAATTCTGTGTTGCAAGAAATAACAGTAATGAAAGGCTCCTTCAAGCCTCTCGGACCTGTGTGCACACAGAGGAGGCTGTTCCCTGCAACTCTGTATGCCTCACTGTCCTCTCCTTGCCTCCTTTCTAGTCAGCTCTGCTGAGGGTTGATCATTTTCAGCCACTCCAGATGCAAAGTACTTGCATTTGAATTATTGTTAATGAGAGGGTATTAAACCTCACCCCCTAGCAGTTTAGTTTCGGTTAAATTCTCATCTGAAAAGAGCACTTCAAGGGAGGTGATTTCCATTGATAAAGGAATGAGGCGGAGACGTACCTCTGCCCCACCCAGAAATAACCAGCGGGGGCTCTCTTGATGTGCTAGACCCCAAACGCAAACTATAAAACCGTAGGTCTTGTTTAATCATTACATGCCACTTTTGACTTCTGTGGGGCTGCACTTCTGTGGGGTTGGTGCTTCTTGCCTCCATCTAGGGAAGGCTGCTTGTCCCACTAAGGCTGGGGTAGCCAAGGTGGGTGGCCTTCCCAACGTTCATGGGCTCCACCTTCcagcagctagcatggccattggtcagggacaatgatgggagttgggaggccagcaacaactgaagggcaGAACCTTGCCTGTCCCTGCTCTGGGGCTCCTGATCGGGCCTGGCCCAGCAGAAGTTAAGCCTTGCCTGTTTCTGTTGCCCCAAATACGGAGGAGAATCTCCATGTTCAGGCACAGCCTACCTTGTGGGTTGCCAGATGCAGTGGGTAAACAATGGGAGGGAAGATCGTTACCATccaggccctgcttgtgagcttcctggaagcatctctCTGTCTATATCTGCTGTTGGACTAGATCAGGCATGAGGAAGCCCATGGCTGCCCCCCGGATGTTGTTAACCTCccagctcccagcatccctgactgcCAGCACAGCCAGCGGTCAGGaacgatgatgggagttgcgagccaggaacatctggagggcaccaggttccccgttccctggactaaatggacctttTTGGTCCAATCCAGGTCTGGGCAGCTCTTTTTTTAAGATACAGCACTGGCTGTTTGTTGAGTCAGTGTTgatggcttctctctctctttctctttctttctctctgtctctgactttctcttcctcctcctcttcctcctcctcctcctccttcccaccccctcccccaaccaGGGGACACTACACAGAAAATGAGATCCGCACAGCACCCTACTCCAGCAGAGTTGGACGCGTATGCTAAGAAGGTGGCCAACCATCCTCTGACTATCAAAATTTTCCCCAACAGCGTCAAGGTCCCTCAGCGGAAACACATTCGCCGTACTGTGAACGGGCTGGATACTTCGGGGCAGAGGTATAGCCCCTACCCGCCATCGCAGGCCGCTGTGAAAACAGGCCTTCTGGCCATCGTCCGGTCTCCACCGGCGAAAGGGATCGTCAAGGACTTTGACGGGACTCGGACACGCCTGCTGCCGGAAGCCATGATGAACCCCCCTTCTACCCCCTACGCGGCACCCAGCACTTTAAGCCACTCGCAGGCGCTGGCTCGCCAGCAGGCTCTGCAGCACGCCCAGAGCATGGCGCAGCACCCTCAGGGGATCCCCACAGCCATGCCGCAGCACCCACAGACCATGGCCCACCCAAGCCtgcagccacagcagcagcacccCCCGGCGGCGGGCTTGCACGGGGGCAGGAAGATTGCGGACGCCGACGCCCCCCCAAATGTGACTGTGTCTACCTCAACCATCCCTCTCTCCATGGCTGCGACGCTGCAGCAGAACCAGCCCCCGGACCTGAGCAGCATTGTCCACCAGATCAACCAGTTTTGCCAGGCCCGCGCGGGTGTCAGCGCTACCTCAGTGTGCGAGGGACAGATCGCCAACCCCAGCCCCATCAGCCGCAACCTCCTGATCAGCGCGAGCACCAGGGTATCCGCTCACAACgcccccacacccctgccttCCTGTGTGGTGAACCCCGGCGACCACACCGCTCCCACTGTCCCGCCGTCGGCCAGCACCATGGGCGTCCCACTGGGGAGCGTCAGCCGAGGCCTTTCCGCGTACCAAAGTGAAATGAAGCAGGCGGCAGCCTGGAACCAGCACCAGCTCGCCCATCTGCAGCAGATGTGCGGCGAGGCTGTCGGCCCCTCCGGCCTGATGGGGAAGCCCCCCGGGCGAGAGCTGCCGGGGCAGGGGTTCTCTGGCAAAGCCTCCGGCTACGCCTTGGAACTGTGCATGGGCCAGCCGTTCAATGTGAAGCCCCCCCTGGAGAAGCCCACTCCCTCGCCGCCAGTCAACGGCTTGCCGGGGCCCGCCCCCTACTCCAACGGGCACTATTTCCAGCCCCTGTGGAATAACATTCTGCCCACTCCCAACAGCGACAGCTCTGGCTCCCAGGACCTGGCGCTGCCTTTCCATGGTGGCGGGGCTGCCCTCGAGTGCGCAGCCGGACCTCACTACAGAGCTGGGGCCGGTGCCCCTGGCCACAGCGGCATGATGCAGACGATGGATTACCTAAGCGGGGACTTCCAGCACTCCTGCCTCCGAGAGCAGGGCGGGGTGGGGCTGAGTAAAGCCCCCCGCCCCGCCATGAACCGAGCCCCCGAGCCCCCGGATAGTCGAAGCCTTCATATTCAGCACCCAGGGTATAGATGAGGCAGACGTCACTTTTCACTGAGAAAGCGGTTGTAGGGTTAGTCTTAATTTGAATTAATAAGCAAGGTGTGTGgctgttttttttcctttgggtTTATTATTTTGCTTTTAACTTGCAAACTTCTGTGGTCGTTTTTGTGAGCTGCTGCAGATATGTTAAAACATTTCCATGTGGTTAAGCCACAACCACACCACACCCCGTGTCCTGCCTCTGTGCCAACAGCGCCCTCTACTTTGCAGGATGGAAATTTTgcttttccttatttatttattttgcagggCTTAATTCAAGTGGCATAACAACCTAAATTTCTTCCTCTGgctgcagaatcatagaatagcagagttggaaggggcctataaggccatcgagtccaaccccctgctcaatgcaggaatccaaatcaaagcgtcCCCAACGAGTGGctatctagctgcctcttgaaggcctccagtgtcggagagcccactacctctctaggtaattggttccattgtcgtatggctcgtaacagttaagaagttttttctgatgttcacccaaaatctggcttcctgcaacttgagcccactctGGGATGACttagaagagatccctgccctcctctgtgtggcaacctttcaagtacttgaagagcgctatcctatctcccctcggtcttctctactccaggctaaacacgatcagttctttcagtctctcctcacagggctttgtttccagtccccgatcatccttgttgctctcctctaaacctgttccagtttgtctgcatccttaaagtgcggtgtccagaactggacgcagtactcaaatgaggcctaaccagtgctgaaaagaGCGGAACTAGAGGGAGATGAGTTTTTTGTTTTTGGGAAGCAGAAGAGTAACCTTCTGACCTCTGTCCTATGAAAGTTGCCTGAGTCCCTGTTGCTTGCGgcggggtgtgggtgtgggtccAGGTTCCCTGGCATTTAGTTCCAGGAACCCCCACCTTGTTGATATGGCCAGAGGAGGGCTGGTTGTTGCAGCTCTGGGAGGGAGACAATGTCAGGAGAATACCCTGCAGCCACTTTCCGCTTGAGGGTCTTGCTGCCCATGGTGTGGCAACCGGGAGCGCAGGAGAACCCTAACAGCAGGCCGTGGGGCTTGCAGACGCAGTCCCTTGCCCTGCGAGAGAAATGagtccctctccctcccaccctgtcTCCCAGGTCGCATTTGCAGTTTACTTTGTTGGTCAGACTGCAGAGCTTTGGCCCGCGTGAGACTTTTATTCCAGATTGTGCAGAAGGTTCTAGGGGATGTTCCTCAGGGAAGGAGGGCTGCGAGTTGGCTCTTTTAGGAAAGGTTTTGTGCCATTGGGGACTAGCCCTGCAAGAAACGTGCACGCAGTTCCCCAAGACCTGTTCGTTCCCCAATCAGGCCTGTGCCAGTTAAGGATGCTGTtccagtttttgtgtgtgtgcatccaGAACCACTCACAcactcatctcccccccccccaaaaaaacacataCGGTGATCACCATCAAGTTTGCAATTTAaagaaaataataacaataataattaacaGCTGCCTTTTTTGAT
This portion of the Rhineura floridana isolate rRhiFlo1 chromosome 21, rRhiFlo1.hap2, whole genome shotgun sequence genome encodes:
- the FAM222B gene encoding protein FAM222B isoform X2 — protein: MLACLPGPGDLPFQLLSYPQMNAGLQKWDTTQKMRSAQHPTPAELDAYAKKVANHPLTIKIFPNSVKVPQRKHIRRTVNGLDTSGQRYSPYPPSQAAVKTGLLAIVRSPPAKGIVKDFDGTRTRLLPEAMMNPPSTPYAAPSTLSHSQALARQQALQHAQSMAQHPQGIPTAMPQHPQTMAHPSLQPQQQHPPAAGLHGGRKIADADAPPNVTVSTSTIPLSMAATLQQNQPPDLSSIVHQINQFCQARAGVSATSVCEGQIANPSPISRNLLISASTRVSAHNAPTPLPSCVVNPGDHTAPTVPPSASTMGVPLGSVSRGLSAYQSEMKQAAAWNQHQLAHLQQMCGEAVGPSGLMGKPPGRELPGQGFSGKASGYALELCMGQPFNVKPPLEKPTPSPPVNGLPGPAPYSNGHYFQPLWNNILPTPNSDSSGSQDLALPFHGGGAALECAAGPHYRAGAGAPGHSGMMQTMDYLSGDFQHSCLREQGGVGLSKAPRPAMNRAPEPPDSRSLHIQHPGYR
- the FAM222B gene encoding protein FAM222B isoform X1, with translation MMNPPSTPYAAPSTLSHSQALARQQALQHAQSMAQHPQGIPTAMPQHPQTMAHPSLQPQQQHPPAAGLHGGRKIADADAPPNVTVSTSTIPLSMAATLQQNQPPDLSSIVHQINQFCQARAGVSATSVCEGQIANPSPISRNLLISASTRVSAHNAPTPLPSCVVNPGDHTAPTVPPSASTMGVPLGSVSRGLSAYQSEMKQAAAWNQHQLAHLQQMCGEAVGPSGLMGKPPGRELPGQGFSGKASGYALELCMGQPFNVKPPLEKPTPSPPVNGLPGPAPYSNGHYFQPLWNNILPTPNSDSSGSQDLALPFHGGGAALECAAGPHYRAGAGAPGHSGMMQTMDYLSGDFQHSCLREQGGVGLSKAPRPAMNRAPEPPDSRSLHIQHPGYR